From a single Calothrix sp. NIES-2098 genomic region:
- a CDS encoding amino acid adenylation domain-containing protein, with translation MPSEEVFVFPASFAQQRLWFLDQLNPGNSIYNVPTAIRLTGSLNLAALEQTFNEIVRRHEVFRTTFTVLDGQPLQVIAPNLTIPVNVLDLEQLPIDKRETEAKRLISAEIESPFDLSSGPLLRVMLFVLSQTEHILLLNMHHIICDDWSIGVLIRELSVIYTAFVQNQPLPLLELPLQYADFAHWQREWLQGEVLETQLAYWRQQLNGISMLDLPTDKKRPNIQTYQGAIEFLELPSQLTDALEALAQREDVTLFMILLAAFQTLLYRYTHQEDITVGSPIANRNRSEIERLIGFFVNSLVLRTNLSGNPTFKEMLGRVRDVTLGAYSHQNLPFEKLVEELHPERNLSYHPLFQVVFGFQNAPMSAIEMPGLVPSFINIDLQKIRFDLELNLWKCSEDFRSLWGAKWQLSEGIRGVMVYNTALFEKATIIRMLEHLKILLASIVRNPEQPIANFSLLSAKELNRLIVEWNDTQADYPHNQCIHQLFQEQVEQHCNSIALSFDNQQITYRELNNRSNQLARYLQKLGVNSEVVVGICLEQSIGFIVGLIGILKAGGAYLPLDPSYPQERLNFMLDDARAFVLVTQEKLLKHFAEFSHQIICLDKDSENIAQETEENFTSNVNSNNLAYVVYTSGSTGKPKGVAVTHKAVNRLVCNTNYIKLETNDKIAQASNISFDAATFEIWGALLNGAQLVGISKDVILSPQELALQLKQKGISVLFLTTALFQQIARDFPQAFSTLRYLLFGGETIDIRWVRKILKHGKPQNLIHVYGPTENTTFSTYYPVQEVAESATSIPIGRPISNTQIYILDANLQPVPIGVFGELYLGGEGLARGYINRPELTAECFITIPETGFIAEERLYKTGDLGRYLIDGNIEFLGRIDNQVKIRGFRIELGEIEAVLSEHPAVKQAIVIAAEDIPGEKQLVAYIVPHPEQIPTSMELHQFLTVKLPEYMVPTAYVLLESLPLSPNGKVDRRALPASDKITFIQQDYVAPRNQLEDLLVEIWAKVLGKKQVGIHDNFFELGGHSLLATQLVSRIRDTLQIDVSVRNLFEAPTVEQLARYIETISWFMQDLNRSGSSENSREELEF, from the coding sequence ATGCCTTCTGAAGAAGTCTTTGTGTTTCCAGCATCTTTTGCTCAACAACGATTGTGGTTTCTCGACCAGCTAAATCCTGGCAATAGTATTTACAACGTACCTACAGCAATTCGTTTAACGGGTTCGCTGAATTTAGCAGCGCTAGAGCAGACATTTAACGAAATTGTGCGTCGTCACGAAGTTTTTCGCACTACTTTTACGGTGTTAGATGGACAGCCTTTACAAGTTATAGCGCCCAATTTAACAATACCTGTTAATGTATTAGACCTGGAACAATTGCCAATCGATAAACGGGAAACTGAAGCAAAACGCTTGATTAGCGCAGAAATAGAAAGTCCTTTTGATTTGTCTTCAGGGCCGCTGCTGCGAGTAATGTTATTTGTACTTTCCCAAACAGAACATATTTTATTGCTGAATATGCATCATATTATCTGCGATGATTGGTCGATTGGGGTGTTAATTCGGGAACTGAGTGTTATTTACACAGCTTTTGTACAAAACCAGCCTTTGCCTTTGTTAGAACTACCTCTTCAGTATGCTGACTTTGCTCATTGGCAACGCGAGTGGTTGCAAGGAGAAGTTTTAGAAACTCAATTAGCTTATTGGCGGCAGCAATTAAACGGTATTTCGATGCTAGATTTACCCACAGATAAAAAACGACCAAATATACAAACCTATCAAGGAGCAATAGAATTTTTAGAGTTACCATCACAGCTAACTGATGCACTTGAAGCACTTGCACAGCGAGAAGATGTCACTTTATTTATGATTCTGCTGGCGGCATTTCAAACTTTACTTTATCGCTACACCCATCAAGAAGATATTACAGTAGGTTCGCCAATTGCTAATCGCAACCGCAGTGAAATTGAGAGATTAATTGGTTTTTTTGTTAATAGTTTGGTGTTACGTACTAACCTCAGTGGCAACCCAACTTTTAAAGAAATGTTAGGCAGAGTCCGAGATGTTACTCTTGGAGCCTATAGCCACCAAAATTTACCTTTTGAAAAATTAGTTGAAGAACTGCATCCAGAACGAAACTTGAGCTACCATCCCCTATTTCAAGTGGTATTTGGTTTCCAAAATGCTCCTATGTCAGCAATAGAAATGCCTGGGTTAGTGCCTAGTTTTATAAATATTGACCTACAAAAAATTCGCTTTGATTTAGAGTTGAACTTGTGGAAGTGTTCTGAAGATTTTAGAAGTTTATGGGGAGCTAAGTGGCAACTTTCTGAAGGTATTCGCGGTGTAATGGTCTACAACACAGCTTTGTTTGAGAAAGCCACCATTATCCGAATGCTAGAACATTTAAAAATATTGTTAGCAAGCATTGTGAGAAATCCAGAGCAACCTATAGCTAATTTCTCCTTATTGAGTGCAAAGGAGCTAAATCGACTAATCGTCGAATGGAATGATACTCAGGCAGATTATCCTCATAATCAATGTATTCATCAATTATTTCAAGAGCAAGTAGAGCAGCATTGTAATTCCATAGCCCTAAGCTTTGATAATCAACAAATCACTTATCGAGAATTAAATAATCGCAGCAATCAACTAGCTCGCTATTTACAAAAACTGGGCGTAAATTCGGAAGTCGTAGTAGGGATTTGTTTAGAGCAGTCAATAGGATTTATTGTAGGTTTAATAGGAATTTTAAAAGCTGGCGGAGCATATCTACCATTAGATCCTAGCTATCCTCAAGAGCGTCTAAATTTTATGTTAGATGATGCACGAGCTTTTGTGTTAGTTACACAAGAAAAGTTGCTCAAGCATTTTGCAGAATTCTCGCATCAAATTATTTGTCTAGATAAAGATTCGGAAAATATCGCCCAAGAAACTGAAGAAAATTTTACCAGCAATGTAAACAGTAATAATTTAGCTTATGTAGTTTACACTTCTGGTTCTACAGGTAAACCCAAAGGAGTAGCTGTAACTCACAAAGCTGTAAATCGGTTGGTATGCAATACAAACTATATAAAATTAGAAACTAACGACAAAATTGCCCAAGCTTCAAATATTTCTTTTGATGCAGCAACATTCGAGATTTGGGGAGCGTTACTTAACGGCGCTCAACTTGTTGGTATTAGTAAAGATGTCATTCTTTCGCCTCAGGAATTGGCATTACAGCTAAAACAAAAAGGTATCAGCGTTCTGTTTTTAACTACTGCCTTATTCCAACAAATTGCTAGAGATTTTCCGCAAGCTTTTTCAACTCTGCGATATTTGCTGTTTGGTGGTGAAACTATTGATATTAGATGGGTAAGGAAAATTCTAAAACATGGTAAGCCTCAGAATTTAATTCATGTGTATGGCCCTACAGAAAATACTACATTTTCTACTTATTATCCAGTACAAGAAGTAGCAGAATCAGCTACATCTATTCCTATCGGTCGCCCGATTTCAAATACCCAAATTTATATACTAGACGCTAATTTACAACCTGTTCCTATTGGCGTTTTTGGCGAGTTGTACCTTGGAGGTGAAGGACTAGCGCGAGGATATATAAATAGACCTGAGTTAACTGCTGAGTGTTTCATTACAATTCCTGAAACGGGATTTATTGCAGAGGAAAGACTTTACAAAACTGGTGATTTGGGGCGCTATTTAATCGATGGGAATATTGAATTTTTAGGTCGCATTGATAACCAAGTCAAGATTCGCGGTTTCCGCATTGAATTGGGAGAAATAGAAGCCGTACTCAGCGAACATCCAGCAGTGAAGCAAGCTATAGTAATTGCTGCTGAAGATATACCTGGAGAGAAGCAATTGGTAGCTTATATTGTTCCTCATCCAGAACAAATCCCAACAAGCATGGAATTACATCAATTTTTGACAGTAAAGTTACCAGAATATATGGTTCCAACAGCATACGTTTTATTGGAATCTCTACCATTATCGCCCAATGGTAAAGTGGATCGCCGGGCTTTACCTGCATCTGATAAAATCACTTTTATTCAACAAGATTATGTAGCACCTAGAAACCAGCTTGAAGATTTACTTGTAGAAATTTGGGCGAAAGTTTTGGGAAAGAAACAAGTAGGTATTCACGATAATTTCTTTGAATTAGGCGGTCATTCTTTACTTGCTACTCAGTTAGTTTCTCGAATTCGGGATACTTTGCAAATAGATGTATCTGTACGCAATTTGTTTGAAGCACCAACAGTAGAACAACTTGCTAGATATATTGAAACAATTTCTTGGTTCATGCAAGATTTGAATAGGTCTGGAAGTAGCGAAAATTCAAGGGAAGAATTGGAGTTTTAA
- a CDS encoding alpha/beta hydrolase fold protein — protein sequence MIFMPFNFLLVWLVQLLSVGILGGGIYILYEWYERELVGTSYLVAGIVMVLWSFGGRFISLPLLRRPGSDEPEFMRSQTVQRLSRPDGSVLQVEFFGPEDGQPIIFSHGWGPNSTVWYYVKRQLSDRFRVIVWDLPGLGKSTRPQNKDYSLEKYARDLEAVVSIAGDKPVILLGHSMGGMINLTFCRLFPEHLGRRVAGLILVDTTYTNPLKTCIFSGVVRKLQKPLLEPLLYLTIVLSPILWLMTWLSYLNGSLYITVELSGFTGRETRGQLNFAGLLSALGSPGVLARGTLAMFKFDEIETLANIHIPALVVCGASDIATKPVASDRMKAELPHSQRVTINPGGHMALMEQNQQFSEAVSDFCAECTVNH from the coding sequence ATGATATTCATGCCTTTTAATTTCCTGCTTGTATGGCTAGTTCAACTGTTGTCGGTTGGGATACTTGGTGGGGGAATCTATATTCTCTATGAATGGTATGAACGAGAACTTGTAGGAACTTCTTACTTGGTGGCTGGAATAGTAATGGTGCTGTGGTCTTTTGGCGGTCGTTTTATCAGTTTGCCATTACTGCGCCGTCCTGGGTCGGATGAACCTGAGTTTATGCGTAGTCAAACGGTGCAGCGTTTGTCACGACCAGATGGTAGCGTACTGCAAGTAGAGTTTTTTGGCCCTGAGGATGGTCAACCGATTATCTTTTCACATGGTTGGGGGCCGAACAGTACTGTATGGTATTATGTCAAACGACAATTAAGCGATCGCTTTCGAGTGATTGTTTGGGATCTACCAGGGTTGGGAAAATCCACTAGACCGCAAAACAAAGATTATTCTTTAGAAAAATATGCTCGCGATTTAGAAGCTGTTGTTTCCATAGCAGGAGATAAACCCGTTATTTTATTAGGACACAGCATGGGCGGTATGATTAACCTCACATTTTGCCGCCTGTTTCCAGAACATTTAGGGCGCAGAGTTGCTGGCTTAATTCTTGTCGATACAACTTACACGAATCCTTTAAAAACTTGTATCTTTAGCGGTGTGGTACGTAAATTACAAAAGCCGTTGCTGGAACCTCTGCTTTACCTGACTATTGTGCTATCACCGATTTTGTGGTTGATGACTTGGCTTTCCTATCTCAATGGTTCGCTGTATATCACTGTAGAACTTTCTGGATTTACGGGTAGAGAAACACGGGGTCAACTTAATTTTGCCGGTTTGTTATCAGCTTTGGGTTCCCCCGGTGTTTTGGCGCGTGGCACGCTAGCAATGTTTAAGTTTGATGAAATCGAAACCCTGGCAAATATCCACATTCCAGCGTTGGTAGTGTGTGGTGCTTCTGATATAGCAACTAAACCCGTAGCGAGCGATCGCATGAAAGCAGAGTTACCTCATTCCCAAAGAGTTACAATCAATCCTGGTGGACACATGGCATTAATGGAGCAAAATCAGCAATTTTCTGAAGCAGTCAGCGATTTTTGTGCTGAGTGTACAGTAAATCATTAG
- the mcnC gene encoding McnC protein, with protein MPLCLSLPKGIILKTFEFLSYLRSLDIQVFIDGEILRCNAPEGSLTAELRREIQERKAEIIEFFQAANRTNNYTFTSVISISRIGNISLSFAQQRLWFLDQLLPNNPFYNIPAALHLKGSLNLAALEQTFNEIVQRHEALRTNFVMQSGQPVQVIKPTLKISLPIINLQQYPPAERETQAQKLITQEAQKPFNLATDPLLQVKLWQLNEAEYILLLNIHHIVSDGWSIGVLVQEIAALYTAFTNNQPSPLPQLKIQYADFAQWQRQLLQGEVLEAQLAYWRKQLDNISILNLPTDKPRPAVQSHRGARQFIKLPKSLSAGLLALSQQEGVTLFMTLLAAFKILLYRYTQQEDIAVGSPIANRNRSEIESLIGFFVNSLVLRTDLSGNPTFRELLSRVKDVALGAYAHQDLPFEKLVEELHPERNLNQNPLFQVAFALQNAPMSALELPGLTVNTWQFDSETTRFDLEFHLWNPEEKNGFWVENSGGISGFVIYSTELFNDATITRMLEHFQILLEGIVANPEQIIADLPLLSERELHQLLVEWNNTKVDYPQDKCIHQLFERIVEQNSDAIALVFQEQQITYQELNTRSNQLAHYLKKLGVTSEVLVGLCVERSFDMVIGMLAILKAGGAYLPLDPSYPPERLKFMLEDAQVPILLTHQRWLERLGDRNSQIICLDRDGEIISQESEDNLPSEVTLNNLTYVIYTSGSTGKPKGVEIEHRGLLNLIFWHQKAFTVSSVDRVTQIAGVAFDACGWEIWPYLTAGASIYIVDDEIRQIPEHLRDWLISKAITISFLPTPLAEEILKLDWSNNTALRILLTGGDKLNQYPLASHNFQVFNNYGPTENTVVTTSGQVLVKNSDNNLLPVIGRPISNTQVYILDKNLQPLPIGIPGELYISGDGLARGYLNRSDLTAECFKKTEVGSRLYKTGDLVRYQLDGNIEFLGRLDEQVKIRGYRIELGEIEAVLSQHPAVEQTVVITHEDAGEKRLVAYVVLNSEYNSEQENQQLIQLQEEQVLQWQLLYNETYHQSAADVDPKLNFIGWNSSYTNKPIPVEQMREWINNQVAQILALQPQRVLEIGCGTGLVLFRVAPHCSQYYGTDFSPISINYIQQQLAKQELPQVTLHQKMAADFSGIEAAAFDMVILNSVVQYFPSIDYLIQVLEGAIKATAPGGVIFIGDVRNLRLLSAFHASVQLYQAESSLTRAQLQQRVQMQLFQETELVIDPAFFDALKQRFPQISDVQIQLIRGKESNELTQFRYNAILHISSEQPESREIQWLDWGENNLTISSVDELLTKNHPEILGITNVPNARVMTTVKIAEGLAGEKDLQTAGQMRKALQGIENLGVDPEDLYALANQLSYKVNISWSDSSSEGNYDVVFVQEEAINQKIVLPHSNQQRAWSAYANNPLQAKAARKIVPQLQTYLTQKLPEYAIPSMFVVRSHLPLTANGKVDRRALKVPDLINSELAAGYVAPRTHVEQVLAKIFAEVLGIKHVGIHDNFFQLGGHSLLATQLISRVRDSLQLELPLRSIFEASTIAELSKVVESFKQSNTQTQAPALVPLSRESRRMKLSSLNKQSKED; from the coding sequence GTGCCCCTCTGCCTCTCTTTACCCAAGGGTATCATTTTGAAAACGTTTGAATTCTTATCTTATCTTCGTAGCTTAGATATTCAAGTTTTTATTGATGGCGAAATATTACGCTGTAACGCTCCTGAAGGAAGTTTAACAGCAGAACTGCGTAGAGAAATTCAAGAGCGTAAAGCAGAAATTATTGAATTTTTCCAAGCTGCTAATCGGACTAATAATTATACTTTTACTTCTGTTATATCTATTTCTCGTATAGGGAATATTTCTCTTTCTTTTGCTCAACAAAGATTATGGTTTCTGGATCAATTATTACCTAATAATCCTTTCTATAATATTCCAGCAGCACTGCATTTAAAGGGTTCGCTTAATTTAGCAGCACTAGAGCAAACTTTTAACGAAATTGTGCAACGGCACGAAGCTTTACGCACTAATTTTGTTATGCAGTCAGGGCAACCAGTTCAGGTAATTAAACCTACATTAAAAATATCATTACCAATCATAAATTTACAACAATACCCGCCAGCCGAACGCGAAACCCAAGCACAAAAACTTATTACCCAAGAAGCTCAAAAACCTTTCAATTTAGCAACTGACCCATTGTTGCAGGTAAAACTGTGGCAATTGAATGAAGCAGAATATATTTTGTTGCTGAATATCCATCACATTGTTTCAGATGGTTGGTCGATTGGTGTATTAGTTCAGGAAATTGCCGCACTATATACAGCTTTTACTAATAACCAACCTTCCCCGTTACCACAACTAAAAATTCAATATGCAGACTTTGCTCAATGGCAACGCCAATTGCTACAAGGAGAAGTTTTAGAAGCTCAATTAGCTTATTGGCGAAAGCAATTAGATAATATTTCTATACTCAATCTGCCTACTGATAAACCACGCCCAGCAGTGCAATCTCATCGAGGTGCAAGGCAATTTATCAAACTACCTAAAAGCTTGAGCGCTGGGCTTTTAGCTCTTTCCCAGCAGGAAGGCGTAACTTTATTTATGACGCTGCTGGCAGCATTTAAAATATTACTTTACCGCTACACCCAGCAAGAAGATATTGCTGTTGGTTCGCCTATTGCTAACCGTAACCGTAGTGAGATTGAAAGTTTAATTGGATTTTTTGTTAACAGTTTGGTATTGCGTACTGATTTATCAGGTAATCCAACTTTTAGAGAATTATTAAGTCGAGTTAAAGATGTAGCTTTGGGAGCTTACGCTCATCAAGATTTGCCTTTTGAAAAGTTGGTTGAAGAACTACATCCAGAACGAAATTTAAATCAAAATCCCCTATTTCAAGTAGCATTTGCGCTGCAAAATGCGCCGATGTCGGCGTTAGAACTACCTGGATTAACAGTTAATACCTGGCAATTCGATAGTGAAACAACGCGCTTTGATTTAGAATTTCACCTATGGAACCCAGAAGAAAAGAATGGTTTTTGGGTAGAGAATTCGGGAGGAATTAGTGGTTTTGTTATTTACAGCACCGAGTTATTTAATGATGCTACTATTACTCGGATGCTGGAACATTTTCAAATTTTACTTGAGGGTATAGTTGCAAATCCAGAACAAATAATTGCTGATTTACCCCTTTTAAGTGAAAGGGAATTACATCAGTTATTAGTGGAATGGAATAATACCAAAGTAGATTATCCTCAAGATAAGTGTATCCATCAGTTATTTGAGAGAATTGTAGAGCAAAATTCCGATGCGATCGCACTTGTATTTCAAGAGCAACAAATTACCTATCAAGAGTTAAATACACGCAGCAACCAACTTGCACATTATCTCAAAAAATTAGGCGTTACATCTGAAGTTTTAGTAGGGCTTTGTGTAGAACGTTCTTTTGATATGGTAATCGGGATGTTAGCCATCTTGAAAGCAGGCGGAGCATACTTACCTTTAGATCCCAGCTATCCACCTGAGCGTTTAAAATTTATGCTGGAAGATGCTCAAGTGCCAATTTTATTAACTCACCAGCGATGGCTTGAGCGTTTAGGCGATCGCAATTCTCAAATAATCTGTTTAGATAGAGATGGGGAAATTATTTCTCAAGAAAGTGAAGATAATCTTCCCAGTGAAGTTACACTAAATAATCTTACCTATGTCATTTATACCTCTGGCTCAACAGGAAAGCCCAAAGGCGTAGAAATTGAACATAGAGGATTATTAAATCTGATTTTTTGGCATCAAAAAGCCTTTACAGTTTCATCTGTTGACCGAGTAACGCAGATTGCTGGAGTTGCTTTTGATGCTTGCGGCTGGGAAATTTGGCCCTACCTAACTGCTGGAGCAAGTATCTATATTGTAGATGATGAAATAAGACAAATACCCGAACATCTGCGAGATTGGCTGATATCAAAAGCAATTACAATTTCTTTTTTACCTACACCTTTAGCTGAGGAAATTCTAAAATTAGATTGGTCTAATAATACAGCTTTACGAATATTACTCACAGGTGGGGATAAATTAAATCAATATCCTTTAGCTTCCCATAATTTCCAGGTATTTAACAACTACGGGCCTACAGAAAATACAGTTGTCACAACTTCCGGGCAAGTTCTTGTTAAAAATTCAGATAATAATTTACTACCTGTAATTGGTCGTCCGATATCTAATACCCAAGTTTATATTCTAGATAAAAATTTACAACCTTTACCTATTGGTATTCCAGGTGAATTATATATTAGTGGTGATGGTTTGGCGCGTGGATATTTAAACCGTTCAGATTTAACTGCTGAATGCTTTAAGAAGACAGAAGTTGGAAGCCGTCTGTACAAAACAGGTGATTTAGTTCGCTATCAATTAGATGGAAATATTGAGTTTTTAGGACGCCTTGATGAGCAGGTAAAAATTCGTGGCTACCGCATTGAGTTGGGAGAAATTGAAGCAGTATTAAGTCAGCATCCAGCAGTTGAGCAAACTGTAGTCATAACTCATGAGGATGCAGGCGAAAAACGTTTAGTAGCTTATGTTGTTCTGAATAGTGAATACAATAGCGAGCAAGAAAATCAGCAGTTAATTCAATTGCAAGAGGAGCAGGTTTTGCAATGGCAACTGCTCTATAACGAAACTTATCATCAATCTGCTGCTGATGTAGATCCAAAACTTAATTTTATTGGCTGGAATAGTAGTTACACAAATAAGCCTATTCCTGTAGAGCAGATGCGTGAGTGGATAAATAATCAAGTCGCGCAAATTTTAGCTTTGCAACCGCAGCGAGTATTAGAAATTGGGTGTGGAACGGGTTTAGTACTTTTTAGAGTTGCTCCTCACTGTTCTCAATATTATGGAACAGATTTTTCCCCGATTTCAATTAACTACATCCAACAGCAATTAGCCAAGCAAGAACTTCCCCAAGTAACGCTGCATCAAAAAATGGCTGCTGATTTTTCTGGAATAGAAGCAGCTGCTTTTGATATGGTAATTCTCAATTCTGTTGTGCAATATTTTCCTAGTATTGATTATCTAATTCAGGTACTAGAAGGTGCTATAAAAGCGACTGCACCAGGAGGTGTTATATTTATCGGAGATGTGCGTAATCTGCGGCTGTTGTCAGCTTTCCATGCATCTGTACAACTGTATCAAGCTGAATCTTCCTTAACTCGCGCACAGTTGCAGCAACGCGTACAAATGCAACTTTTTCAAGAAACAGAGTTAGTTATCGATCCAGCTTTTTTTGATGCATTAAAGCAGCGCTTTCCCCAAATTAGCGACGTACAAATTCAACTTATTAGAGGGAAAGAAAGTAATGAATTAACTCAGTTTCGTTACAACGCTATTCTTCATATTAGCAGCGAACAGCCGGAAAGCAGAGAAATACAATGGCTAGACTGGGGCGAAAATAATTTAACAATATCATCAGTAGATGAGCTATTAACTAAGAATCACCCAGAGATTTTAGGTATTACTAATGTACCGAATGCACGGGTAATGACAACAGTTAAAATAGCGGAAGGGCTAGCAGGTGAAAAAGATTTGCAAACAGCAGGCCAGATGCGAAAAGCTTTGCAAGGAATCGAGAATTTAGGAGTAGATCCGGAAGATTTGTATGCACTGGCTAATCAACTATCTTACAAAGTAAATATTAGTTGGTCAGATTCGAGTAGTGAAGGAAATTATGATGTAGTTTTTGTACAGGAAGAAGCAATAAATCAAAAAATTGTTTTACCACACAGCAACCAACAACGTGCATGGTCTGCTTATGCAAATAATCCCCTACAAGCTAAAGCAGCGCGTAAGATAGTACCGCAATTGCAAACTTATTTAACCCAAAAGCTGCCGGAGTACGCGATCCCGTCTATGTTTGTAGTGCGATCGCACTTACCTCTGACAGCTAATGGTAAAGTAGATCGCCGTGCTTTAAAAGTACCCGATTTAATCAACTCAGAGTTAGCCGCAGGTTATGTTGCACCTCGAACTCATGTAGAACAAGTGTTAGCGAAAATTTTTGCTGAGGTGCTAGGAATCAAGCACGTAGGGATTCACGATAATTTCTTTCAACTAGGTGGACATTCTTTATTAGCAACTCAGCTGATTTCCAGAGTGCGCGACAGCTTGCAATTGGAGTTACCTTTGCGCAGCATATTTGAAGCATCGACAATTGCAGAGTTATCTAAGGTAGTGGAGAGTTTTAAACAAAGCAATACTCAAACTCAAGCCCCCGCTTTAGTACCATTATCCCGTGAAAGCCGGCGGATGAAGTTGTCTTCTTTAAACAAACAGAGTAAGGAGGATTAA
- a CDS encoding PilT protein domain protein encodes MNGNVALDTSVAVRFLNGDEAVVAQVLALTTVILPTVVVGELLFGAENSSRSLQNLPRYLEFIETCEVVTLGRETGVMYARTRLALKQKGRPIPMNDVWIAAQCLEHGWRLATDDSDFAYVDGLILESW; translated from the coding sequence ATGAATGGTAACGTAGCCTTAGATACTTCTGTCGCAGTGCGTTTTTTGAATGGCGATGAAGCAGTTGTGGCTCAGGTATTAGCATTGACAACAGTTATTCTACCAACTGTGGTTGTAGGTGAATTATTATTTGGTGCGGAAAATTCAAGTCGTTCTTTGCAAAATCTACCGCGTTATCTAGAGTTTATTGAAACCTGTGAAGTAGTAACTTTAGGTCGAGAAACTGGGGTAATGTATGCTCGAACTCGGTTGGCATTGAAGCAGAAGGGACGACCGATTCCAATGAATGATGTTTGGATTGCAGCCCAGTGTTTAGAACATGGTTGGCGGTTGGCCACGGATGATTCAGATTTTGCCTATGTAGATGGGCTAATCTTGGAAAGTTGGTAA
- a CDS encoding cobyrinic acid a,c-diamide synthase, whose amino-acid sequence MSMTITSLREAMQSLPEYAPEAVVNDHFSPQLLRALGFQPEEIHPQYNTGEGAVDKAARKTIGDDVFLNTKSNPYLLLELKGRDVNLSEGTAQYQTTVKQLKRYLLAPYCQTVQWGIITNSCHIQIFRKHGKVIYPATKCIPIDADNIDSVIASIRQKIENPAKALTVAVYNNKGGVGKTTTTVNLAAILTFLGKKVLAVDFDPNQQDLTSSLGLPLSKGSVFEALTERNVELQTTLYPYKFPLKKLKVELRFDVIPADQKLAEKSENILRNHLKQNTLYRKLEFSRQEYDYILIDAPPNWRLFSQLAVYAADVILIPTKHNNLFSLENAAMAMKKFIPEVQSQKADGSPIPLPIFFNGEKTTPPQLAVAQQEITNIIKTAKKEGFDLLSYFYPRYTNAKRDLHIHEVPSYANIASSAFSRIPAVYRDRSAHEYYKDLAQEYFLQ is encoded by the coding sequence ATGAGCATGACAATTACTAGCCTTCGTGAAGCTATGCAAAGCCTTCCCGAATATGCACCCGAAGCTGTTGTAAATGACCATTTTAGCCCTCAATTATTGAGGGCATTAGGTTTTCAACCTGAAGAAATTCATCCACAATATAACACTGGTGAGGGTGCCGTTGATAAAGCAGCCAGAAAAACAATTGGAGATGATGTTTTTCTCAACACGAAATCTAATCCTTACCTTCTATTGGAATTGAAAGGAAGGGATGTTAACTTATCCGAAGGTACTGCACAATATCAAACAACTGTTAAGCAACTAAAGCGTTATCTACTTGCACCTTATTGCCAAACTGTACAGTGGGGAATAATTACTAATTCTTGCCATATTCAAATTTTCCGTAAGCATGGAAAAGTGATTTATCCAGCAACAAAATGTATTCCAATTGATGCAGATAATATTGATAGTGTAATTGCTTCAATTCGGCAAAAAATTGAAAATCCAGCTAAAGCTTTAACTGTTGCTGTTTATAACAATAAGGGAGGAGTAGGAAAAACTACAACTACTGTAAATTTAGCAGCCATCTTAACTTTTTTAGGTAAGAAAGTTTTAGCGGTTGATTTTGACCCTAACCAACAAGATTTAACAAGTTCTTTAGGTCTTCCTTTAAGTAAAGGAAGTGTTTTTGAAGCTCTTACAGAAAGGAATGTAGAACTTCAAACTACTCTATATCCTTATAAATTTCCTCTAAAAAAGCTTAAAGTCGAACTGCGGTTTGATGTTATCCCTGCCGATCAAAAACTAGCAGAGAAGTCTGAAAATATCTTGCGTAATCATCTTAAACAGAATACTCTTTATCGCAAGCTAGAATTCTCAAGGCAAGAATATGACTATATTCTGATAGATGCACCTCCTAACTGGCGATTGTTTAGCCAATTGGCTGTTTATGCGGCTGATGTCATTCTCATTCCCACAAAGCATAACAATCTTTTCTCTTTAGAAAATGCTGCAATGGCAATGAAGAAATTTATTCCTGAAGTACAATCTCAAAAAGCTGATGGAAGCCCGATTCCATTGCCAATTTTTTTCAATGGAGAAAAGACTACACCACCTCAATTAGCAGTTGCTCAACAAGAAATTACTAACATTATTAAAACTGCTAAAAAAGAGGGATTTGATTTACTGTCTTACTTTTATCCCAGGTATACCAACGCCAAAAGAGACCTCCATATTCATGAGGTTCCAAGCTACGCTAATATAGCGAGTTCAGCTTTCTCGCGTATTCCTGCGGTTTATCGAGATCGCTCTGCTCATGAATATTACAAAGATTTAGCACAGGAGTATTTTTTACAATGA